From the Phycisphaeraceae bacterium genome, one window contains:
- a CDS encoding efflux RND transporter permease subunit produces the protein MSLIRFGVERPVPINLLMWAILLAGIFYGLSLRKEFFPESDPERASVSLPYPGATPEEIEDALAIKVEDALIELDEVDELRTTLLEGGGSIVVTFREAVDVDEAFDEVERTIDSLQDLPDEAEELRVTLFEPELPVIRVTVFGDYDEAVLKEAIRGVRDDLRLLDGMGDARIEGVRDYEMGVDVQVESLIEHGISLPAVADRVRAWMLEVPGGTLRGASGDVRVRTMGVVETAEQMRQIPIVTGEDGTVIRLGEIAAVRDGFVDSQISIRFNGQPSASLTVYKVGRQDIVRMAEMVRAYVAARQGRDFEATGLLDRLAVAGYWSETDRLGAWRLGMDRATALPTEAQIETNSDLARFVEGRLDLLTRNAFWGAILVFATVVTFLNWRVAFWVGVGLLTALAGTIVIMAWFDITLNLLTMFGLIVVLGLLVDDAIVVSENIQARHDRGEPALLAAVRGTRQVTWPVVATVMTSIVAFLPLTFIEGQIGDLLGALPAVVACALFMSLIESLLILPSHLGHSLLARDRSAEKNKDRAPTWSQRFERWRDGQIHNRLIPAYARVLERALHRRYLTLSIGVAVLLASLGMVQGGHVPFVFLPKNDAETVLVNLRMPIGTSLSGTEAVVAEVEEAVRAQREVRSVTSVVGESTNIDTNETANAPHTAQMFVELVAVEERDLPSPEVIANIRAALSGKDLGTERLVFEELSGGPGGPSITVRVSGKDQERIEQAVLEVKRMLAEFGGVNDIFDDQDLGQVELQFSVTPSGAALGFDAVNVAQQVRGALFGIDAHVFAARQEDIDVRVRLDEATRRDLGAMERLWVISPWGEAVPLAEIVTVEETLTYSAITRVNRNRAVTVTAETDPGLSPELVTGALAEIDPETGRSMWGELQAHYPGLTIEFAGRQEQQADAFRSLPYGFMAAMVMIYVILAWLFSSYVQPLLVLTGVPFAIIGVVWGHWLLDYEITFLSLIGFIALSGIVVNDSLIYVKFVNQLIEHGVVLREALVEAGKARLRPIALTTITTVLGLTPLLLETSFQARFLIPMAISIAAGLISATLLILLLLPSLLLIFEDICDLAYWLWHEKPRPRVVHRPVEIPDVEEEGAVAEEQGALV, from the coding sequence ATGAGCCTGATCCGTTTTGGGGTGGAGCGACCGGTTCCGATCAACCTGTTGATGTGGGCGATTCTGCTGGCGGGGATTTTTTACGGGTTGTCGTTGCGCAAGGAGTTTTTTCCGGAGTCGGACCCGGAGCGGGCGTCAGTGTCGCTTCCTTATCCCGGTGCGACGCCGGAGGAGATTGAGGATGCGCTGGCGATCAAGGTTGAGGATGCGCTGATCGAGTTGGATGAGGTGGATGAGCTGCGGACGACGCTGCTGGAGGGTGGCGGGTCGATCGTGGTGACGTTCCGGGAAGCGGTGGATGTTGATGAGGCGTTCGATGAGGTCGAGCGCACGATTGATTCGCTGCAGGACCTGCCGGACGAGGCGGAGGAGCTTAGGGTCACGCTCTTCGAGCCCGAGTTGCCGGTGATCCGGGTCACGGTGTTTGGCGACTATGACGAGGCGGTGTTGAAGGAGGCGATCCGTGGGGTGCGGGATGACCTGCGTCTGCTGGATGGGATGGGTGATGCGCGGATCGAAGGGGTGCGTGATTACGAGATGGGGGTTGATGTTCAGGTTGAGTCGCTGATTGAGCACGGGATCAGTTTGCCTGCGGTGGCGGACCGGGTTCGGGCGTGGATGCTGGAAGTGCCTGGGGGCACACTGCGCGGCGCAAGCGGGGACGTGCGGGTGCGGACGATGGGTGTGGTCGAGACGGCTGAGCAGATGCGGCAGATCCCGATTGTGACGGGTGAGGATGGGACGGTGATCCGGCTGGGGGAGATCGCGGCGGTGCGCGATGGGTTTGTCGATTCACAGATCAGCATTCGTTTTAATGGGCAGCCCTCGGCGAGCCTGACGGTTTACAAGGTCGGGCGTCAGGACATCGTGCGGATGGCGGAGATGGTGCGGGCGTATGTGGCGGCGCGGCAGGGGCGAGACTTCGAGGCGACGGGTCTGTTGGATCGACTAGCGGTGGCGGGGTATTGGTCGGAGACGGATCGGCTCGGGGCCTGGCGGTTGGGGATGGATCGAGCCACGGCGTTGCCGACGGAGGCGCAGATCGAGACCAACTCGGACCTGGCGCGGTTTGTTGAGGGTCGTCTGGACCTGTTGACGCGGAATGCTTTTTGGGGTGCGATTCTGGTCTTCGCAACGGTGGTGACGTTTCTGAACTGGCGGGTGGCGTTCTGGGTGGGGGTGGGTTTGCTGACGGCGTTGGCGGGGACGATCGTGATCATGGCGTGGTTTGATATCACGCTGAATCTCTTGACGATGTTTGGTCTGATTGTGGTGCTGGGGTTGTTGGTGGATGATGCGATTGTGGTGTCGGAGAACATTCAGGCGCGGCATGACCGGGGCGAGCCGGCCTTGCTGGCGGCGGTGCGGGGAACTCGGCAGGTGACGTGGCCGGTGGTAGCGACAGTGATGACGAGCATCGTGGCTTTTTTGCCGCTGACGTTTATTGAGGGTCAGATCGGGGATTTGCTGGGGGCGTTGCCTGCGGTGGTGGCTTGTGCGTTGTTCATGAGTCTGATTGAGTCGTTGCTGATCCTGCCGAGTCACCTCGGGCACAGTCTGTTGGCACGTGATCGGAGTGCCGAGAAGAACAAGGATCGTGCGCCGACCTGGAGTCAGCGTTTCGAGCGATGGCGAGATGGTCAGATCCATAATCGGTTGATCCCGGCCTATGCGCGGGTTCTGGAGCGAGCGCTGCATCGGCGTTATCTGACGCTTTCGATCGGGGTTGCGGTGTTGCTGGCGTCGTTGGGGATGGTGCAGGGGGGGCATGTGCCGTTTGTCTTTTTGCCGAAGAATGACGCCGAGACGGTGTTGGTGAATCTGCGGATGCCGATCGGGACGTCTTTGTCTGGGACTGAGGCGGTGGTGGCGGAGGTGGAGGAGGCGGTTCGGGCGCAGCGTGAGGTTCGTTCGGTGACGTCGGTGGTGGGGGAGTCGACGAACATCGACACAAATGAGACGGCGAATGCTCCGCACACGGCGCAGATGTTTGTTGAGCTGGTCGCTGTCGAGGAGCGTGATCTGCCGTCGCCTGAGGTGATTGCGAACATCCGTGCGGCGCTGAGCGGGAAGGACCTGGGTACTGAGCGGTTGGTGTTTGAGGAGCTTTCGGGCGGGCCTGGTGGGCCTTCGATCACGGTTCGGGTGAGCGGCAAGGATCAGGAGCGTATTGAGCAGGCGGTGCTTGAGGTCAAGCGCATGCTGGCGGAGTTTGGAGGGGTCAATGATATTTTTGATGACCAGGACTTGGGTCAAGTTGAGCTTCAGTTCTCGGTGACGCCTTCGGGCGCGGCGTTGGGTTTTGATGCGGTGAACGTGGCACAACAGGTGCGTGGGGCGCTGTTTGGGATTGATGCGCACGTGTTTGCGGCGCGGCAGGAAGATATTGATGTGCGGGTTCGGCTGGATGAAGCGACGCGGCGGGACCTTGGGGCGATGGAGCGTTTGTGGGTGATCAGTCCGTGGGGCGAGGCGGTTCCATTGGCGGAGATCGTGACGGTGGAGGAAACGCTGACGTACTCGGCGATCACGCGGGTGAATCGGAATCGTGCCGTGACGGTGACGGCGGAGACTGACCCGGGTTTGTCGCCGGAGTTGGTTACGGGTGCGCTGGCTGAGATTGATCCGGAGACGGGCCGTTCGATGTGGGGTGAGTTGCAGGCGCACTATCCGGGATTGACGATCGAGTTTGCGGGTCGTCAGGAGCAGCAGGCGGATGCGTTCCGGTCGCTGCCCTATGGTTTTATGGCGGCGATGGTGATGATTTATGTGATTCTGGCTTGGCTGTTTTCGAGTTATGTGCAGCCGTTGCTGGTGTTGACGGGCGTGCCATTTGCGATCATCGGTGTGGTGTGGGGTCACTGGCTGCTTGATTACGAGATCACTTTTTTGAGTCTCATAGGGTTTATTGCGCTGTCGGGGATCGTGGTCAACGATTCGCTGATCTATGTGAAGTTTGTGAATCAGTTGATCGAGCATGGGGTTGTATTGCGAGAGGCGCTGGTGGAGGCGGGCAAGGCAAGGCTAAGGCCGATTGCGCTGACGACGATCACCACGGTGCTGGGTTTGACGCCTCTGTTGTTGGAGACCTCGTTTCAGGCGAGGTTTTTGATTCCGATGGCGATCTCGATTGCGGCGGGGTTGATCTCGGCGACGCTCTTGATTTTGTTGTTGCTGCCGAGTCTGTTGCTGATTTTTGAGGACATCTGTGACCTGGCGTACTGGTTGTGGCACGAGAAGCCGCGGCCGAGGGTGGTGCACCGGCCGGTCGAGATCCCGGATGTCGAGGAGGAGGGTGCGGTCGCCGAGGAGCAAGGAGCGTTGGTGTAG
- a CDS encoding efflux RND transporter periplasmic adaptor subunit: MAQSKERLRRPVAAVTRSVVALAVVLSGVLVMWMLIASRTEAARVDPDGASMVVVPVYQVERMGVQRPWQGYGRAEALQQARVPARVASVVEAVPEGIEAGVAVKAGQLLAVLDSDDFERQGDAERQEIARLDSELDRLVIEGDRLADRLRLLDEDLAIAQRQEDRLRDLSERNAANVADVERAERDRLMVARERLASQEGLEGLPSRRAGLEAARESARARLALAELSVERSRLVSPIDGVVSMHDLEVGESVTPGQVMAEVVDVSRIEVPVRLPASSRGTFSLGDEAVVVAASDASRRWVGRIARINPTDDGATRTLTAYVMVEQQGADASAATTLTPGLFVSVEVPGLRTEGDLVIPRRAVRAGRVFVVEDGGLVSRAVSVRYTLKEVLAGLPFAEWVVLGEESGLSEGELVVSESTALLRDGVRVETRAVEALAGVEP; the protein is encoded by the coding sequence ATGGCCCAGAGCAAGGAACGGCTCCGACGACCCGTGGCCGCTGTGACGCGAAGCGTCGTGGCGTTGGCTGTGGTGTTGTCGGGGGTGTTGGTGATGTGGATGCTGATCGCCTCGCGGACCGAGGCGGCGCGGGTCGATCCGGATGGTGCTTCGATGGTGGTGGTGCCGGTGTATCAGGTGGAACGGATGGGGGTTCAGCGTCCGTGGCAGGGTTACGGCCGTGCGGAGGCTTTGCAGCAAGCGAGGGTGCCGGCTCGGGTCGCGAGTGTCGTGGAGGCGGTGCCGGAGGGGATCGAGGCGGGTGTCGCCGTGAAGGCGGGGCAACTGCTGGCGGTGCTGGACTCGGATGATTTTGAGCGGCAGGGCGATGCGGAACGTCAGGAGATAGCGCGACTCGACTCGGAGTTGGATCGCTTGGTGATCGAGGGTGATCGTCTGGCGGACCGGTTGCGGTTGTTGGATGAGGATTTGGCGATCGCGCAGCGGCAGGAGGATCGGCTGCGGGACCTGTCTGAACGGAATGCGGCGAACGTGGCGGATGTGGAGCGGGCTGAGCGTGATCGGCTGATGGTGGCCCGGGAGCGTCTTGCTTCGCAGGAAGGTTTGGAGGGTCTGCCGTCTCGACGGGCGGGGTTGGAGGCGGCGCGTGAGTCGGCTCGGGCTCGGTTGGCGCTCGCTGAGTTGAGTGTTGAGCGGAGTCGTCTGGTGAGTCCGATTGATGGTGTGGTGTCGATGCATGATCTGGAGGTGGGGGAGAGTGTGACGCCTGGGCAGGTGATGGCAGAGGTGGTGGATGTTTCGCGGATTGAGGTCCCGGTGCGGCTGCCGGCGTCTTCGCGCGGGACGTTTTCGTTGGGGGACGAGGCGGTGGTGGTGGCGGCATCGGACGCATCAAGGCGATGGGTCGGTCGGATTGCGCGGATCAACCCGACGGATGATGGGGCGACGCGGACGTTGACGGCTTACGTGATGGTCGAGCAGCAGGGCGCTGATGCTTCGGCGGCGACGACGTTGACGCCTGGTCTCTTTGTGTCGGTGGAGGTCCCTGGCCTGCGGACTGAGGGGGACCTGGTGATCCCGCGTCGGGCGGTGCGCGCGGGGCGTGTGTTTGTGGTGGAGGATGGGGGTTTGGTGAGTCGTGCGGTGTCGGTTCGGTACACGCTGAAGGAAGTGTTGGCGGGGCTTCCTTTTGCGGAGTGGGTGGTGTTGGGGGAGGAATCGGGTCTTAGCGAGGGTGAGTTGGTGGTTTCGGAGTCGACGGCGCTGCTGCGTGATGGTGTCCGGGTTGAGACTCGGGCGGTTGAAGCCCTGGCCGGGGTAGAGCCTTGA